In Bacillus sp. SM2101, a single window of DNA contains:
- a CDS encoding NUDIX domain-containing protein, protein MSNHIFVNWDGHHVKLSWLPMVHIQDVKQITSAHGYCFSQGKILLVDVKGRGFNIPGGHVEDGESPEEAFHREAFEEGYVKGKVEYIGAIEVSHEHNPLFKHGGKYPLVGYQIFYRMEIEECFPFQRENETSSRIWVEPEEIPYVMNDHELSLQVLNEALNSKKSVM, encoded by the coding sequence ATGAGCAACCATATTTTTGTAAATTGGGATGGACATCACGTAAAACTTTCATGGTTACCAATGGTACATATACAAGACGTTAAACAAATTACAAGCGCACATGGTTATTGTTTTAGTCAAGGTAAAATTCTGTTAGTGGATGTAAAAGGTAGAGGATTTAATATACCAGGTGGACATGTTGAGGATGGAGAATCACCTGAGGAAGCGTTTCATAGAGAAGCATTTGAGGAAGGTTATGTCAAAGGTAAGGTAGAGTATATTGGAGCAATTGAAGTAAGTCACGAACATAATCCACTCTTTAAGCATGGTGGGAAGTATCCTCTTGTTGGCTATCAAATATTTTATCGAATGGAAATAGAAGAGTGTTTTCCTTTCCAAAGAGAGAATGAAACTTCCTCACGTATTTGGGTAGAACCAGAGGAAATACCATATGTAATGAATGACCATGAACTTTCTTTACAAGTATTAAATGAGGCATTAAATAGTAAAAAAAGTGTTATGTAG